DNA from Fusarium musae strain F31 chromosome 7, whole genome shotgun sequence:
CGACGATCACGTCAAGGGACAGGAGCGGATCTTGTTACCGCGACTGAAGGAGATAAGGTGGTGGCATCAGCTGTTCGGAAGaactgaggatgagatgaacgGCGGTTTGAacgccgctgccgctgcagAGACTGACCGCCAAACCGCTATATCAAATTTACAGTATCCTAGCGTTATCCAGGCAGATGCCGATCCTCGGTCATCCAGCTCAGGCTCCAAGTCGGGGCCACCCTCGGTTCTCACTGGAGTTGAGACTGCCCACGAGACACTCACCCCTGAATCACGACATGTACCAATCGAACGGAGCGCATCTACCGAACCCAGCGGCAATGCCTTTGCCGCTATCAGGGACGGGATTGCAGGTCTCAATCTAGGCAAGGGAATGCTGGGGCAACTTACAAATACTGGCGAGTCAGCATCGTCGTCAAGTTCAGCTCCTGCACCAGCTCGTAGCGACCAGGAGCTACGTGAGATGACATAGAAGGTCATGTTTCCAGAGTCGGATCCTGGCCCTTACTTGATTATCGAGACCCATGAATCCGTGCGGCACTATTGTCCATGGCTACACCCACCCGTAGCACCGCCGCTTCTAACAACAGAATCTGACGCACCGTCAACGCTTGAGCGCTGCAGTTCTTACAGTGTACCCAGCGATCTCAGTGGAGAATGGGAGTATATTAAACGGCGCGACTCTGAGTCTCGGGGCCTTCACTCAAGACTTAACTCCATTGATAGTCTCCAGCCCGACGTGGGCCTGCCGACGCCATGTCACTCTCCATCTATTGAAATGCCAAAACCTGTGGCAAAGCTCGAGAGAGTCCTCTTCAAATCTGATAGGCAGAGGCGTGCGATGGCAAATTCAATGATGTAGGCAGAGCATTCAGGTTATGATGTCTGAGTTGCCAAACTTGGTTTCCTGACTACACATGCGGACGTTTTTATTGGCGTTAGAGGCACATCATGAGCCGGCATTGGCGTTTCGCTTGAGTGGTGATAACATTCTGATTTTGCGCCAATCGCGCTGTACACGGCGAGGGCTTAGACAGCAATAGACTCCTTGAAGACTACATGAATTAGGTAGGAAGTTATAGAGTATAATAAACCAAACCCTTCGGTTACTCATAGGTTCAACTCGGCCTTGTTTGGtttcttctttatttttGTCTATCTTGTAAGGTCTTCCTAGTTGTGGAAACGTGTTTGTTCACATTGAAGCATATCCACATGATTTCGTTGCGTCCGTCGCCGCTTTTAGCTGCTCTAACCCTCGTGTTGTAGGTTTTCTTTAGATTCTTTGACATTACAGGAAAACCTCGAGATTGATCTCGAGAGTGCTGACAGGGTATCTATGAATATGTTAGCGATGCCACATCGATAGTGGCCGGCATGGGGGCTCACTTCAAATCAAACTTCTCCAACACGGTAGGATGCAAGATGCCGAACTCGCCGATGCGTCTCTCTTTTCCGCCAAGACGGAGATATACGGAAGCAGCATGGCCAGCAAAGAAGGTGgcatcatcaagctcctcgatcCAGTAACCATCGGGCTTGCTGGGGTTCTCCTTGACCTCATAATCGACACTCTTGCCAGAAAGACCCTCCTCGTGGGTGAGGAATGCAGTTCGAAGCATGAGAAGAACACGATCAAGCAGGCCATGGACGACCTCGAAACCACTTGTTCGACCGTACCAGGCGGCGGCGAAATGTCGCTCGTTGCGAGCCTTGCGTTCTTGAGACTCATCCTTGAAGACAACGTCAGAGACCTCAAAGATCTTCATTGGCACACTATGGCCCTTGTTCTCACGAATagtcttgagaagaccaGGTAGAAGAGTTGATCGCACGACCTGATACTCAGCGGTCTTGGGGTTGGCCAGACGTACGACGGTGTTTCCGTCATCCTTACGGTTTAGCCAAGCAAAGTTCTCGTCATGACTGCACAAGATCAGGGGCATAACCTCACTCCAGCCAGCAACGGCGGCCTCGATTCGGATAATATCACTGAGCTTGTTGACCAGCAGGGGGGCACCAACGGTAGCACTTCGTGAAGGAGCAGTACGAGGAAGGTTGTTGTATCCGTAGCACACAGCAAGATCTTCCATCACGTCGCATTGATGAAGGACATCCGCTCGGGTTGGGGGGATAGCAACCTCGAGGATGTTGGAATCTTTTGTTGAGGGTGTAGAGGTGTAGGACATCTTGGAGAGAAGCTTGCACAGGCTCTCGGGAGACTCGGTGAGCCCGGTGCAGCTGTTGAGGTAGTCGAtttcaacctcagcaacTCTGGGCTTCAGGTTAGGAGTGACTCGGGTTTGGTTGTTATGGTCGGAGTTGATCTGGACGGGCTCGACAGTGAAAGGCTCAGAGCAGTACATGGAGAACATGGTGACCATGATGTCGGTGACGATGTCGAGTTTGGTGAGGTCGGTGGCGGTGATTTCAATAAAAACGTTGGTGGTGTCAAGTGTAATCTTGGAGTGATCACCGTTGATAATTGGAGGAAGGGAACAGACAACACGGTTGGAGTCGTAGATCGCAGGGTAGACTGGTGAGTCGCGAATGATGTGGAGGAAGCGGCCCAGGTGCTTATCAGTCTCATAGAAGTTCATCAACTCAGCAGAGTCCATCTCCTTGGTCTGGTTCAGGGGGATGAACTTAATATCCTTGGGGGGGAGAGCCTCATAGGTGAAGGGACCTTTGATAGTATCATAGTCGTGGGTACCAATGGAGACTAGTGTTCGGTTTCGAGCAAGATTCTGGTGAAGCTTGTCTTGTAGAGAGATGAAGGACTCGTATCGGCTCTTGTCGAACTTGATGTTGCGGAGGATAGCGCCAGAGACATATGGCCGGACCTGCTCGGCTTCGGGCTTGACGGTGATTGACTCAAGCTTGCCGCTTGCGGGCTCGACTAAACGGTACTTGGGAGGCTCAATTCGTCCGcggaagatgttgagattaGTGACAATACCCTCAAAACAGAGCATGTCATATCGGTTGGCGGGAATCTCAATCTTGAGCTGAGGAGGCTCCTGCTCGCCGTTTACAATTGGACGCTCATCATTCTCAGTATCCTCGTCAAGCTCGATACCGAACTCGAAGCAAAGGTCCTCAAACTCCTCGGTCGTGAATCTGTTTTGATAGGAACAAGAGCTGTCAGCAAACGTATAGAGAGACCTTGGGCGCGAAGTCGGAAAGCTCATCTCATGGTGGGGGTTAAGATGAACAAGGAGGGGCATTCGCACTTTTGACCGAGGGCTTCGTAAAGCTTGTACTTGTCGACGGAAATAGTAGGCATGATGAAGCGGAGCCTCGAGCCTTGTTCGGTAAATTATCCTTTTCCCGAAGAATCAGAGGCGAGAGGAGAGACTTCTGTCGAGCGTCGGACGTGGATTTGGGCGTAGATTGTACTGAGTCACAGGAATTTTTGGGGATGTAGGTAGTAAGTACCTAGTTCAGGGTGCATGCGACGATGCGATACTCGGGTACTCGACAAGACGCAGGGCCATAGTACGCTGTGATGGTACCCCTCTAGCGGGTTGGGTTTGGCGGGGTAAAAAAAATGACGGATCATCTATACTCCATTCCcggcaacatcgtcaagtaAGGTACCGAGAAGCTTGCTTGATGCCAGTCCTTGATGAATTATTAGTAGGTACTAATGTATTACCTTATGGCAGTAAGTTGACATTACAACAGCTGGCAGATTGTCTGGCCAACTAGACCGCGTTAGACATCTTGACTCTAATCATGAACGATCATTCTCCACTGTTCGAGTGACACTTATCAGCATAAACCGAGGAAAGTCGGCAAACCAACAATAATACTGGTACTGAGCTCGAACAGCTCTGAAACAATGTATGTATTGTTGCATCGAGAATGTGCCAGGGCCATTAGCTACTTACGCAGCCAAATTCCAAACATCAGATATATGCATAATGATGTCTGCACTGAGTTGGGAATGGCGGGGCCTAAAGCTCAAGATTTCAAGGCTTGATCAGATCTGATAGTGACGTCGGATGCGATCCTCCAGAACCGATGCATCCTCAGAAGGTTTAAGGTTTCATGCTCATACCTGTCCCGCGTGAACAGTAAGTACAGTACGCTCTCGGGCATTGGTAAACACGATATCGATTCTGGTCTCActcagccttggcttcaAATAATAAACATTGCCATCCCCAGATTCAAGCCACAATGTACCTGAAGCGTCCTGTCCAAAGGTGAGACTCAAAAGAGCTTGCCCCTCAAAAGTCCATGTTTCTCAGGGAAATGAGTAGCCACTTTGACCCCACTTCAGCCACATCTgagctacggagtacagtacCTCCAGAGCTGCCCGGGCTGTCTGTGCTGTGCACATGCCTGGGGGAATTAGGCGGTTGCCCCTCTCCAAGGCAACGTTCCTAGCAGGGCATCGGTCGCTAAACAACCCAACattgaagtgaagtgaagcaCCTCAGCCTAACAAtaacttacctaggtacctactgcACCAGCCTCGCTCACCTCCACTGAccttcctcctcagccagcGAGACGGGAGACAAACATCCAGCTGCCTCTCCACATCcaccctcttctccctccctcATTATCGATTCACATGTCCACATCTCAAACCTCGACAACATTGCTGATTTAGGCCACGGATTTGCCCTTTAACTCTGCATCCTAAGGATCCCATTTTCTCTGCGCTGAGCGTCTCTCACAGCTCCtaacccccccccccctccctGCGTGACCTTGTCTGTGGCTCTCATCTTTCGGCCAAAAATCGTGTGTTGGGACTCCTCAGCGCAAATCATTGCATCACCCaccagcacagcacagcacagcagcaCCACTACTACTATTACCACTACCACACGCGATCCACCCGCAACCGCCAaccttcctctccctccctcctaACGATCATCTCGACTCATCTCGGACGCTGCCACTCATTTTCTTGATAAATCTGCGATCTTACCGCCCCGCTCGCCATGGCTGACGCGCCCAACTCTGGCGATGAGCTGTACCCTATCGCCGTCCTTATTGACGAGCTGAAGGTATGCTAAGTTTGGCGGTGACGCCACGCTCCATCTCAACGCTTCCCTTTCTTACGTGGTTGTCTTATCGCCGAGAAGCGAACAATTACACGTTCATTACTAACTCTCGATTCCTTTCCAGCACGATGATGTTTTGCTCCGCCTCAACGCAATCCACCGTCTCTCGACCATTGCTCTCGCTCTCGGCGCTGAACGAACCCGTGAAGAGCTTATCCCCTTCCTCGATGGTCAGTCTTCGATTAGCTCTCCCGCTCACCAACATGCGCTTTAAAACCAAAGACGTCTCCTAACCTTGATATTATGCAGAATctgtggaagatgaagacgaggtcCTTGTTGCCCTGAGCGAGGAGCTTGGCGGCTTTGTCGAGTATGTCGGCGGTTCCCAGTGGGGTCACGTTCTGCTGTCTCCCCTCGAGAACCTCGCTTCTATTG
Protein-coding regions in this window:
- a CDS encoding hypothetical protein (EggNog:ENOG41~BUSCO:EOG09260VTA), which codes for MPTISVDKYKLYEALGQKFTTEEFEDLCFEFGIELDEDTENDERPIVNGEQEPPQLKIEIPANRYDMLCFEGIVTNLNIFRGRIEPPKYRLVEPASGKLESITVKPEAEQVRPYVSGAILRNIKFDKSRYESFISLQDKLHQNLARNRTLVSIGTHDYDTIKGPFTYEALPPKDIKFIPLNQTKEMDSAELMNFYETDKHLGRFLHIIRDSPVYPAIYDSNRVVCSLPPIINGDHSKITLDTTNVFIEITATDLTKLDIVTDIMVTMFSMYCSEPFTVEPVQINSDHNNQTRVTPNLKPRVAEVEIDYLNSCTGLTESPESLCKLLSKMSYTSTPSTKDSNILEVAIPPTRADVLHQCDVMEDLAVCYGYNNLPRTAPSRSATVGAPLLVNKLSDIIRIEAAVAGWSEVMPLILCSHDENFAWLNRKDDGNTVVRLANPKTAEYQVVRSTLLPGLLKTIRENKGHSVPMKIFEVSDVVFKDESQERKARNERHFAAAWYGRTSGFEVVHGLLDRVLLMLRTAFLTHEEGLSGKSVDYEVKENPSKPDGYWIEELDDATFFAGHAASVYLRLGGKERRIGEFGILHPTVLEKFDLKYPVSTLEINLEVFL